The Methanomethylovorans hollandica DSM 15978 genome includes a region encoding these proteins:
- a CDS encoding ATP-grasp domain-containing protein: MKILLAEYAMGTGMGGTFFLEGRSMLKTLVSSFARLGHEVTYLTSGPLLPRGNAIVSTEDNFRMIIEAEAKKSDAGLVIGPDEILAELTDLIEMNTLNLGSTPEAIALCADKVKCTEALLRHNIAAPRILENGSEAKCVVKPRFGCASEATYLTQDAEVPAGSIATEFINGEHLSVSLIAGEKTLPLCANKQLIEFMDVNDPSGLHIEYKGNTVCFSPPYKEELFKAAVEASKVLGCRGYTGVDIVYDGTPYVVDVNPRPTTSVYGICKVMDVEIADLLLKNRLGELPDFVYMAAEYSFTKEDFK, encoded by the coding sequence ATGAAGATACTACTTGCAGAATATGCAATGGGTACAGGCATGGGTGGTACTTTTTTCCTTGAAGGCAGGTCTATGCTTAAAACCCTTGTCAGCAGTTTCGCAAGGCTGGGTCATGAAGTTACATATTTGACCTCAGGTCCTCTATTACCTAGGGGAAATGCCATCGTTTCAACTGAAGACAATTTCAGAATGATCATAGAAGCTGAAGCAAAAAAAAGTGATGCCGGACTTGTGATAGGGCCTGATGAGATCCTGGCGGAGCTTACTGATCTCATAGAGATGAACACGCTTAACCTGGGTTCCACACCTGAAGCAATTGCTTTATGTGCAGATAAAGTAAAATGCACTGAAGCGCTGCTCAGGCACAATATAGCTGCTCCTCGCATCCTTGAAAATGGATCTGAAGCGAAATGTGTGGTAAAACCCAGATTCGGATGCGCCTCTGAAGCAACATATCTCACTCAAGATGCCGAGGTGCCTGCTGGGTCCATTGCAACTGAGTTCATAAACGGGGAACATCTAAGTGTGAGTCTTATAGCAGGAGAAAAAACATTACCACTTTGTGCTAACAAACAACTTATTGAATTCATGGATGTTAATGATCCTTCTGGGCTCCATATTGAATACAAAGGTAATACAGTTTGTTTTTCACCTCCTTACAAAGAGGAGCTCTTCAAAGCAGCCGTGGAAGCTTCTAAGGTATTAGGGTGCAGAGGTTATACAGGTGTGGACATAGTGTATGATGGAACACCATATGTGGTAGATGTGAACCCCAGGCCAACCACATCGGTTTATGGGATATGCAAGGTAATGGATGTAGAGATCGCTGACCTGCTGCTTAAGAACAGGCTAGGAGAATTACCTGATTTTGTATACATGGCTGCAGAATACTCCTTTACAAAGGAGGATTTCAAATGA
- a CDS encoding UPF0280 family protein, which translates to MKEHFQLKETIVTIVTDRESHIKRAKESIHHNRAVLERFIALDPFFRSTLEPYATVENVPEVVKRMILAGNSMGIGPMSAVAGTIAAMAVESMVAAGATFAIVDNGGDIALINDRPVTIGVYAGTSPVKDLAFQMPVHDNITGICTSSGTVGPSISFGMADAAIIFSDDVSLADAAATALGNATQVGKEAVEKAFDAVKHVTGIKGAVVIQGEYIGMWGAIPEMVEAHIDYDCITKG; encoded by the coding sequence ATGAAAGAACATTTTCAGCTTAAGGAGACAATTGTTACCATTGTGACAGACCGGGAGTCCCATATCAAAAGGGCAAAAGAATCGATACACCACAATCGTGCGGTTCTGGAGAGATTCATTGCCCTTGACCCATTTTTCAGGTCAACTCTTGAGCCCTATGCTACTGTGGAAAATGTACCGGAAGTGGTGAAAAGAATGATCCTTGCGGGTAATTCCATGGGTATCGGCCCCATGAGTGCTGTTGCAGGTACTATTGCAGCAATGGCAGTGGAATCTATGGTAGCTGCAGGAGCTACTTTTGCAATTGTTGATAATGGGGGAGACATCGCACTGATCAACGACAGGCCTGTAACTATAGGCGTCTATGCAGGTACCTCTCCAGTAAAGGACCTGGCCTTTCAGATGCCTGTCCATGACAATATAACAGGGATCTGTACGTCTTCAGGCACTGTAGGTCCATCCATTAGTTTTGGGATGGCCGATGCTGCTATAATTTTTTCCGATGATGTCTCACTGGCCGATGCTGCAGCCACAGCACTTGGGAATGCAACACAAGTAGGCAAAGAGGCGGTTGAAAAGGCCTTTGACGCTGTGAAACATGTTACTGGTATAAAAGGAGCAGTAGTGATACAGGGAGAATATATAGGGATGTGGGGTGCCATCCCGGAAATGGTCGAAGCCCATATTGACTACGACTGTATCACTAAAGGTTGA
- a CDS encoding homocysteine biosynthesis protein, translated as MVKKSISEINGRIKDGSVNVVTAEEMVGIVAELGAQGAAKEVDVVTTGTFGAMCSSGVFLNLGHSEPPIKMQKVWLNDVEAYTGIAAVDAYIGATQVSDTLGMEYGGAHVIEDLIRGNTIDVHAISAGTDCYPRKILDTTLDINDLNQAIMINPRNAYQKYNAATNSTSQKLYTYMGSLMPNFGNVTYSGAGVLSPLCNDPEYRTIGTGTRIFLGGAEGYIIGQGTQHSSKSGFGTLMVQGDLKEMDPEFIRASSFTGYGVSLYVGMGIPIPVLDEKVALSTAVSDADIITNVMDYGIPSRDRPVVRQVTYEELRSGSIDIKGREVATSSLSSFKRSRQIAYILKDWISHGEFFLSQASENLPSDSVSRPMKQTRGTPMVKEIMARNVTTIHKNASVYEAAKKIMDVSFNHLPVVTENNNLVGIVTAWDISKAVAQNTFDLVENIMTRKVITAMDSEQVTIAARRLEQHKVSAMPVVDEQNRVIGIITSDDISMLFARRD; from the coding sequence ATGGTAAAAAAATCTATCAGTGAGATCAATGGCAGGATCAAAGATGGAAGCGTCAATGTAGTTACTGCTGAAGAAATGGTTGGGATAGTTGCAGAGCTTGGCGCACAAGGAGCTGCAAAGGAAGTAGATGTGGTAACAACAGGCACTTTTGGTGCCATGTGTTCCTCAGGTGTGTTTCTTAACTTAGGTCATTCAGAACCTCCGATCAAGATGCAGAAAGTGTGGCTAAATGATGTGGAAGCATACACAGGAATAGCTGCAGTGGATGCATATATAGGAGCCACACAGGTATCAGATACACTTGGAATGGAATATGGTGGAGCGCATGTGATAGAAGATCTCATAAGAGGCAATACCATCGATGTACATGCTATCTCTGCGGGAACCGATTGTTATCCCAGGAAGATCCTCGATACAACCCTTGACATCAATGACCTGAACCAGGCAATAATGATCAATCCCCGCAATGCATATCAAAAATATAATGCAGCTACGAACAGCACTTCTCAGAAACTATACACTTATATGGGGTCATTGATGCCTAATTTTGGGAATGTGACATATTCAGGCGCAGGTGTATTATCACCTCTCTGCAATGACCCTGAATACAGAACCATTGGAACAGGCACTCGTATTTTCCTTGGAGGAGCAGAGGGGTACATAATAGGACAGGGTACTCAACATTCCTCAAAGAGCGGGTTTGGCACGCTTATGGTCCAAGGTGACCTGAAAGAAATGGACCCAGAGTTCATACGGGCTTCCAGTTTCACAGGATATGGTGTGTCCCTGTATGTCGGAATGGGGATCCCAATACCTGTGCTTGACGAAAAAGTTGCACTGTCCACTGCAGTATCTGATGCTGACATTATTACCAACGTGATGGATTATGGTATACCCAGTCGTGACAGGCCCGTGGTAAGGCAGGTAACATATGAAGAGCTCAGGTCCGGCTCCATTGATATCAAAGGACGTGAAGTTGCAACTTCTTCACTCTCAAGTTTCAAGCGCTCCAGGCAGATAGCATATATTTTGAAAGACTGGATATCCCATGGAGAATTCTTCCTTTCACAGGCATCAGAGAACTTGCCATCAGATTCTGTATCCAGGCCAATGAAGCAGACAAGAGGGACACCCATGGTAAAAGAGATCATGGCCAGGAATGTGACGACCATCCATAAGAATGCCAGTGTATATGAAGCGGCCAAAAAAATCATGGATGTTTCTTTTAATCATTTGCCTGTAGTTACTGAAAACAATAATCTGGTAGGTATAGTCACTGCATGGGATATTTCAAAAGCTGTCGCACAGAACACATTTGACCTTGTGGAGAATATCATGACCCGGAAAGTAATAACTGCTATGGATAGCGAGCAGGTGACCATTGCAGCCAGGAGGCTTGAGCAACATAAAGTATCAGCAATGCCTGTCGTGGATGAACAAAATCGTGTCATAGGCATCATTACAAGCGATGATATAAGTATGCTTTTTGCCAGGAGGGACTGA
- a CDS encoding pyridoxal phosphate-dependent aminotransferase, whose product MVSTRLARMQESATIKAANRASEMLKQGIDVINFNLGEPDFDTPGHICDAAADAMYRGETHYTPAAGIPELREAIAEKLRVENGLEAKTSNVLVTPGAKQAIFSIMMSVLGDGEEAILFDPAWVSYEACIRFAGAEPVWVPTDPENGFEPYDIGEYITDKTKMIVVNSPCNPTGGVYHKKILKSIADHAIDHDLLVLSDEIYEKITYEKEHISIGAMDGMQDRTITVNGFSKAYAMTGWRLGYVSAAPDIFKGLLKIQSNSVSGATTFVQFGGVAALEGTQKPVYDMVKEFHARRDILVDGLNSIGFKCHKPDGAFYVFADVSEFGDGDQITDQLLNEAHVSVTQGSSFGESGKQFIRLSYATSQQRIHEGLERIDDILG is encoded by the coding sequence ATGGTTTCCACAAGACTTGCAAGGATGCAGGAATCTGCCACTATCAAAGCTGCCAACAGGGCCAGCGAGATGCTAAAACAGGGAATAGATGTTATCAATTTTAATCTTGGAGAGCCGGATTTCGATACTCCCGGGCACATATGTGATGCTGCTGCCGATGCTATGTACAGGGGGGAAACACACTATACTCCGGCAGCAGGTATACCTGAACTGAGGGAAGCCATAGCCGAGAAACTGAGAGTCGAAAATGGGCTGGAGGCAAAAACATCGAATGTGCTCGTTACCCCTGGAGCAAAACAGGCCATATTCTCTATAATGATGTCAGTGCTTGGTGATGGTGAGGAGGCAATCCTTTTTGACCCTGCCTGGGTTTCATACGAAGCATGTATCCGTTTTGCAGGAGCGGAACCCGTATGGGTGCCCACGGACCCTGAAAATGGTTTTGAGCCCTATGATATAGGGGAATATATTACAGATAAAACGAAGATGATCGTAGTTAACAGTCCCTGTAATCCCACAGGCGGAGTATACCATAAAAAGATACTAAAATCTATTGCCGATCATGCTATTGACCACGATCTGCTTGTGCTTTCCGATGAGATATATGAAAAGATAACCTATGAAAAGGAACATATAAGCATAGGTGCTATGGATGGGATGCAGGACCGCACCATTACTGTTAATGGTTTTTCCAAGGCTTACGCCATGACAGGCTGGAGACTTGGTTATGTATCTGCAGCACCGGATATATTTAAGGGCCTTCTGAAGATCCAGTCAAATTCAGTAAGTGGCGCCACAACATTTGTCCAATTCGGAGGGGTGGCTGCATTAGAGGGAACCCAGAAGCCTGTATACGACATGGTGAAGGAATTCCATGCTAGAAGAGATATCCTTGTTGACGGCTTGAATTCAATTGGATTTAAGTGCCACAAACCAGATGGTGCTTTTTACGTGTTTGCCGATGTGAGTGAATTCGGGGACGGGGATCAGATAACGGATCAGCTTCTCAATGAAGCACATGTTTCAGTTACCCAGGGTTCATCTTTCGGAGAAAGCGGAAAGCAGTTCATAAGGCTTTCTTATGCGACATCCCAGCAACGCATCCATGAAGGGCTGGAACGCATTGATGATATTCTCGGCTGA
- a CDS encoding glutaredoxin family protein, whose translation MVKVTLVTAQWCHFCPTAKKLWRELKEKFNFEYAEVDYDSPEGEKLIEKFSIVSVPTTIIDDEIVFVGVPDKDKASKTLEKPI comes from the coding sequence ATGGTAAAAGTCACACTGGTTACTGCCCAATGGTGTCATTTTTGTCCGACGGCAAAAAAACTCTGGAGAGAGCTTAAGGAAAAATTCAATTTTGAATATGCTGAGGTCGATTATGATTCTCCCGAAGGTGAAAAACTTATAGAGAAGTTTTCTATAGTTTCTGTGCCCACTACCATAATCGACGATGAGATCGTATTTGTGGGAGTGCCTGATAAAGACAAGGCAAGCAAGACTCTGGAAAAACCAATTTAA
- a CDS encoding adenylyltransferase/cytidyltransferase family protein: MIRVLATGTFDLLHPGHLTYLKECKALGDELYVIVARDSMIRHKPKPVIPEDQRLEMINALKMVDKAILGSDEDIFLPLIEIKPDVIALGYDQHFNEKELKCELQKRGSCATVVRIGKSEQCALCSSAKIVKKIIERCS, from the coding sequence TTGATAAGGGTCTTAGCAACCGGGACGTTTGATCTGTTGCATCCAGGGCATCTGACATACCTGAAAGAATGCAAGGCATTAGGGGATGAGTTATATGTCATTGTTGCAAGGGATTCCATGATCAGGCATAAACCCAAACCAGTGATACCTGAAGATCAGAGATTAGAGATGATCAATGCTCTCAAGATGGTAGATAAAGCAATACTTGGAAGCGATGAAGATATTTTTTTACCTCTTATAGAAATAAAACCAGATGTTATCGCTTTAGGGTATGATCAGCACTTCAATGAAAAAGAGCTTAAGTGCGAACTGCAAAAAAGAGGATCTTGCGCTACTGTTGTAAGAATAGGAAAATCAGAACAGTGTGCCCTGTGTAGCAGTGCAAAGATCGTTAAAAAAATAATAGAAAGATGCAGCTGA
- a CDS encoding AIM24 family protein, with protein MGRYSIKQFVENTGQKDLGQGNFELERDRLLEVNLDGRVWIKKGTMVAYNGDIRFTREGVLEHGLGKLVKKAVTGEGLSLTKAEGKGKLYLAEMGKKVTILELDGQSIYVNGNDLLAFEETVKWDIKMMKRIAGFMSGGLFNVLLEGKGMVAITTHYDPLTLQVTKDRPVFTDPNATVAWSGNLQPDLRTDISLKTLVGRSSGESLQMAFTGEGFVVIQPYEEVYLATVQT; from the coding sequence ATGGGACGTTATTCAATAAAACAATTTGTCGAGAATACAGGACAAAAAGACCTCGGACAAGGTAATTTCGAGCTGGAGCGCGACCGCCTGCTTGAAGTGAATCTCGATGGCAGAGTGTGGATCAAGAAAGGCACCATGGTTGCATACAACGGAGATATCAGATTCACAAGGGAAGGCGTTCTTGAACATGGTCTTGGAAAACTTGTAAAGAAAGCTGTTACAGGGGAGGGACTAAGCCTTACTAAAGCTGAAGGGAAAGGCAAGCTATACCTGGCAGAGATGGGCAAAAAAGTCACCATACTTGAACTGGACGGGCAATCCATTTATGTTAATGGTAACGACTTGCTTGCTTTTGAGGAAACCGTTAAGTGGGACATCAAAATGATGAAAAGGATCGCCGGTTTCATGTCAGGTGGCCTTTTCAATGTACTACTTGAAGGTAAAGGTATGGTTGCCATCACTACACATTACGATCCACTTACACTGCAGGTTACAAAAGACAGACCTGTATTCACAGATCCTAACGCTACTGTTGCATGGTCAGGTAATCTGCAACCCGATCTGCGCACAGACATATCCCTGAAGACATTGGTTGGCAGGTCAAGCGGAGAAAGCTTGCAGATGGCCTTTACAGGCGAAGGTTTTGTAGTGATACAACCTTATGAGGAAGTCTACTTAGCCACTGTCCAGACGTGA
- a CDS encoding amino acid kinase family protein gives MTANVKDCTVIKVGGSLIETAPELLFCLQEHITHMNSPVPTLLIVPGGGVFADNIRDIHENKCISDDAAHWMAILGMEQYAYYLSDKSGIAMTDDLDELVAGISVLKPYRLLLNRDPLPHSWDVTSDCIAAWVASILNARMIKVTDVDGVRINGETVPVVHAVKLTEMRESCVDRMLPELLMQEGRDCVVVNGKYPERVLAALEEKAVIGTLIKGNI, from the coding sequence ATGACTGCAAATGTTAAAGATTGTACTGTCATTAAAGTCGGGGGGAGTCTCATAGAAACTGCTCCCGAACTTCTGTTCTGTTTGCAGGAGCATATAACGCATATGAACTCACCTGTGCCCACTTTACTGATAGTTCCCGGAGGTGGTGTTTTTGCAGACAACATCAGAGATATCCATGAGAATAAATGCATTAGTGATGATGCAGCTCACTGGATGGCTATTCTGGGAATGGAGCAGTATGCATATTACCTGTCTGATAAAAGCGGCATAGCAATGACAGACGATCTGGATGAGCTGGTTGCTGGAATTTCTGTTCTGAAGCCTTACAGACTGCTGTTGAACAGAGATCCTTTGCCTCACTCATGGGATGTGACCTCTGATTGCATTGCTGCATGGGTGGCATCAATACTGAATGCCAGGATGATCAAAGTTACTGATGTTGACGGAGTACGTATCAACGGGGAGACAGTACCAGTGGTGCATGCTGTAAAACTTACGGAAATGAGAGAAAGCTGCGTGGACAGGATGCTGCCGGAATTACTTATGCAGGAGGGTAGAGATTGCGTGGTAGTCAACGGCAAGTATCCTGAAAGAGTGCTTGCCGCTCTTGAGGAGAAAGCTGTAATAGGTACTCTTATCAAGGGGAATATTTAA
- a CDS encoding 4Fe-4S binding protein, which produces MKIRIIINQDIVTRPILAEAILETGIPLNIAQAHFDSTAGEIVADIKDTEYKMIKQALVSRGAEVRKLDTPINWDEDECVECGACVSVCPTKVFSMDKEWNLAVDTTKCIQCGTCIEMCPHDALSLDV; this is translated from the coding sequence ATGAAGATAAGGATCATCATAAACCAGGACATTGTCACTAGACCGATCTTGGCAGAGGCTATACTGGAAACAGGCATTCCTCTTAACATTGCACAGGCGCATTTTGATTCAACGGCAGGCGAGATAGTTGCCGACATAAAGGATACCGAATACAAGATGATCAAGCAGGCCCTGGTTTCCAGAGGAGCGGAAGTGCGTAAGCTTGACACCCCCATTAACTGGGACGAGGACGAGTGTGTAGAGTGCGGTGCCTGTGTTTCAGTATGCCCCACAAAGGTATTCTCAATGGATAAGGAATGGAACCTGGCAGTGGACACCACAAAATGTATCCAGTGTGGAACATGCATAGAAATGTGTCCGCATGATGCACTTTCCCTGGATGTCTAA
- a CDS encoding hydantoinase/oxoprolinase family protein, whose product MKCLGIDIGGANTKIATSDGTTVEIHYLPLWKDTTLPQTLQDIAKRIKPDILGVVITGELADCFEDKVHGLKFIMRATEDAFGCEVSYIDTNGDIFKQGDDLRNLAAANWAASSRLIGEEIGDCIFVDVGSTTSDIIPIISSKHVASKTDFKRLLASELVYMGTLRTNVATLVDKVELEQGICRVSSELFATTGDVYLLLGDIIPEAYTCTTADGAGKSRLETMRRLARLVCADLEEISENEIIQIARQVKEKQIKLLAEAISTVSKEHDICRVVAAGVGEFMIIEAAERLGMECISVAEKWEKEISDVFPAYAAARMMERITDLR is encoded by the coding sequence ATGAAATGCCTTGGAATAGACATAGGGGGGGCAAATACAAAAATAGCTACTTCTGATGGCACTACAGTAGAAATACACTATCTGCCACTGTGGAAAGATACTACCCTTCCACAAACACTTCAAGATATAGCTAAAAGGATTAAACCCGATATCCTCGGAGTGGTCATAACTGGCGAACTTGCCGATTGCTTTGAAGACAAGGTGCATGGACTTAAATTTATCATGCGGGCTACAGAAGATGCATTTGGGTGCGAGGTGTCTTACATAGATACCAATGGCGATATTTTTAAACAGGGTGATGATCTGCGTAACCTTGCTGCAGCAAACTGGGCAGCTTCTTCAAGACTGATCGGCGAGGAGATAGGGGATTGCATCTTCGTGGATGTTGGAAGTACTACAAGCGATATAATCCCTATAATCAGTTCAAAACATGTGGCATCAAAAACCGATTTTAAGAGATTGCTTGCAAGTGAACTGGTGTATATGGGTACATTGCGTACCAATGTTGCTACTCTGGTAGACAAAGTTGAACTGGAACAGGGTATATGCAGAGTTTCCTCTGAACTCTTCGCTACAACAGGTGATGTTTATCTGCTGCTTGGAGATATCATTCCGGAAGCATATACCTGTACGACTGCAGATGGGGCGGGAAAAAGCAGGCTTGAAACCATGAGAAGACTTGCAAGGCTTGTATGTGCGGACCTGGAAGAGATATCAGAGAATGAAATAATACAAATTGCACGTCAGGTAAAGGAAAAGCAGATAAAACTGCTTGCTGAGGCGATATCTACTGTATCCAAGGAACATGATATATGCAGAGTAGTTGCTGCAGGCGTTGGGGAATTCATGATAATCGAAGCTGCGGAAAGACTTGGAATGGAGTGCATTTCCGTGGCTGAGAAATGGGAAAAAGAGATATCTGACGTATTTCCTGCCTATGCTGCAGCCAGGATGATGGAAAGAATTACAGATCTACGATAA
- a CDS encoding DUF2111 domain-containing protein translates to MNCKTNADGTSCLKVCEDSTAEDLEPIAEAIHALLGIPVTIRSLNNYGIRMERGEVVDRNYTGPVLEEVIRVNKIIRMVPAEGAYKGKAVVVAPIRTLEGSVIGAVGVVDLVAALDILSMFREYPGIVDEVEESKKKLQ, encoded by the coding sequence ATGAACTGCAAAACTAATGCGGATGGTACATCCTGTCTTAAGGTATGCGAAGATTCAACTGCTGAGGATCTGGAACCCATAGCAGAGGCCATACATGCTTTGCTTGGCATACCTGTCACCATTAGAAGCCTCAATAATTATGGCATCCGCATGGAAAGAGGAGAAGTGGTGGATCGGAATTATACAGGGCCTGTACTGGAAGAAGTTATTAGGGTCAACAAAATAATTCGCATGGTACCTGCAGAAGGAGCTTATAAAGGAAAAGCAGTAGTAGTGGCACCTATACGTACTCTGGAGGGGAGTGTTATAGGGGCTGTAGGTGTGGTCGATCTGGTTGCAGCCCTTGACATATTATCCATGTTCAGGGAATATCCTGGTATCGTTGATGAGGTAGAGGAATCGAAAAAGAAGCTGCAGTGA
- a CDS encoding Maf family nucleotide pyrophosphatase, producing the protein MRAIFLASASSRRKELLRQLIGNNFKVVSSNYHERTQPDMKPFDFIIHNSIEKAKDSASMISSGIVIAADTVVTCDERILGKPHTGDKAREMLRQISGKKVRVITGVTVMDLDAQRRTSFWEKTDVVIKQLSNAEIEAYVKTAEPLDKAGAFAIQGKGAIIVEKIDGDYSNVVGLPLFKLNKVLFDFGIDVLQMTDDIAGTENL; encoded by the coding sequence ATGAGAGCTATTTTCCTTGCTTCCGCCTCCTCCAGGAGGAAAGAGTTGCTCAGGCAACTGATAGGAAACAATTTTAAAGTTGTTTCAAGCAATTATCATGAAAGAACTCAACCTGATATGAAGCCGTTTGACTTTATCATCCACAACTCCATCGAGAAAGCAAAAGATTCCGCCTCTATGATCAGTTCAGGAATAGTCATTGCGGCGGATACGGTGGTAACTTGTGATGAAAGGATACTTGGAAAACCTCATACGGGGGATAAAGCCAGGGAAATGTTAAGGCAGATCAGCGGAAAAAAGGTGCGTGTCATCACAGGCGTAACTGTAATGGATCTGGATGCACAAAGACGCACGAGCTTTTGGGAAAAGACAGATGTGGTTATCAAACAGCTGTCAAATGCTGAAATTGAAGCTTATGTGAAGACTGCAGAACCACTTGACAAAGCAGGTGCTTTTGCCATACAGGGAAAAGGAGCTATAATTGTAGAAAAAATAGATGGTGACTACTCTAATGTGGTGGGATTGCCTCTGTTCAAACTTAATAAAGTGCTCTTTGATTTTGGTATCGATGTGTTGCAGATGACTGATGATATTGCTGGAACAGAAAACTTATAA
- the trxB gene encoding thioredoxin-disulfide reductase, translating to MYDLIIIGGGPAGLTAGIYAVRYGLNTIVLEKDVLPGQIAATDLIENYTGFTAISGPELMQRFKEHAQTVGVKIESAEVSSIISEDGRKVVMTDTGNLVSKALVIATGANPKKLGIPGEKEFMGKGVSYCATCDAPFYKGKTVMVIGGGESALTDALILSNIVKKVYIVHRRDKLRASMILQERVSKKPNIEIIWDNVPEEIQGKTGVENIILRNLKTGEMNTLPVEGVFVYIGILPNTEFIDVKKNSSGFILTNEKLETSVQGIYAAGDCRDTTIWQVVTAVADGAVAAVSAHEYIMNLELEQ from the coding sequence ATGTATGACCTGATCATAATAGGCGGAGGGCCTGCAGGACTTACCGCGGGTATATATGCAGTAAGATATGGCCTGAACACTATAGTACTTGAGAAGGATGTGCTGCCCGGGCAGATAGCAGCAACGGACCTAATAGAGAATTATACTGGTTTTACAGCTATCTCGGGTCCTGAGCTCATGCAGCGGTTCAAAGAGCATGCCCAGACCGTAGGAGTGAAGATCGAGTCTGCCGAGGTATCTTCGATCATATCTGAGGATGGTAGGAAGGTAGTGATGACAGATACTGGGAACCTTGTATCAAAAGCCTTAGTCATTGCCACCGGTGCCAATCCAAAGAAACTGGGAATCCCGGGAGAGAAGGAGTTTATGGGCAAGGGTGTATCATATTGTGCTACGTGTGATGCACCTTTCTACAAAGGGAAAACAGTGATGGTGATCGGGGGTGGAGAATCTGCACTTACAGACGCACTTATCCTTTCCAATATAGTAAAAAAAGTATATATTGTACATAGAAGGGACAAACTGCGAGCTTCCATGATACTGCAGGAAAGAGTATCCAAAAAGCCTAACATTGAGATCATCTGGGATAATGTTCCTGAAGAGATACAGGGAAAGACCGGTGTTGAGAACATAATTCTACGGAACCTTAAGACAGGAGAAATGAATACATTACCAGTAGAAGGTGTTTTTGTATATATCGGAATTCTTCCCAACACAGAGTTCATAGATGTAAAAAAGAATAGTTCAGGTTTCATATTGACAAATGAAAAACTGGAGACTTCCGTACAAGGCATCTATGCAGCGGGAGACTGCAGGGATACAACTATCTGGCAGGTAGTCACGGCAGTTGCAGATGGTGCAGTAGCTGCGGTGTCTGCACATGAATACATTATGAATCTTGAGCTTGAACAATGA
- a CDS encoding elongation factor 1-beta → MGDVAATIKIMPESVETDLEDLKIKLEAVIPEGATFFGSKIEPVAFGLKALIMVIMVGDLEGGTEQVEAAFAGVPGVESVQVTEVGRPL, encoded by the coding sequence ATGGGTGATGTAGCAGCAACTATTAAGATAATGCCGGAAAGTGTGGAAACTGATCTTGAAGATCTCAAGATCAAACTTGAAGCGGTGATACCTGAAGGAGCAACGTTCTTCGGTTCAAAGATCGAACCGGTTGCTTTTGGCCTTAAAGCACTTATCATGGTCATAATGGTAGGTGACCTCGAGGGCGGCACAGAGCAGGTAGAAGCTGCTTTTGCTGGTGTCCCCGGTGTTGAGAGCGTACAGGTCACAGAAGTGGGCAGACCACTCTAA
- a CDS encoding HVO_2753 family zinc finger protein produces the protein MVNKVINCTSCGVNLEERGFARFPCPVCGAEIGRCVSCRQQSNPYTCQKCGFVGP, from the coding sequence ATGGTAAACAAGGTCATAAACTGTACTTCATGTGGAGTTAACTTAGAGGAACGTGGTTTTGCCCGCTTCCCATGTCCCGTATGCGGTGCAGAGATAGGAAGATGTGTGAGCTGCAGACAGCAGAGCAATCCCTACACCTGCCAAAAATGCGGTTTTGTAGGTCCATGA